A genomic window from Silene latifolia isolate original U9 population chromosome Y, ASM4854445v1, whole genome shotgun sequence includes:
- the LOC141632474 gene encoding protein FAR-RED ELONGATED HYPOCOTYL 3-like has protein sequence MWVPAYFRDLFLGGLMRTTSRSESENHFFSNFTNPNLTLVKFWMRFESAMDAQRWTHSKTVAQSKNSFPQLSTPLALEKHASEIYTPIIFGEFQKEVEAACYSCGVGDKEKDKTYPILYTNIIDQVRNKTYKVGFKKDDVSVVRTCKKFERHGLLCRHALCVFKDRGIQKVPSDYLLSRWSKLVICQPIAGPNGQLLADCTSMDVQKNKVGELWSELFTCVALIEQSAGHCDELLGILRKFKERVKNAPDESGNTGISKVKDKNAEIEILLGTSISSEIKVLPPRQCKNKGSGKRLISQRERAGEVNKKALRKCRACGEMVNHDSRNCDRRTTDNE, from the coding sequence ATGTGGGTTCCAGCTTACTTTCGCGACCTATTTTTAGGAGGTTTGATGAGAACGACCTCCAGGTCAGAGTCAGAAAATCACTTTTTCAGCAACTTCACTAATCCTAATTTAACCCTAGTTAagttttggatgagatttgagagtgcgATGGATGCACAAAGATGGACCCATTCGAAAACCGTTGCACAATCAAAAAACTCCTTCCCCCAGTTGTCGACTCCATTAGccctagaaaagcatgcatcAGAAATCTACACTCCAATAATTTTCGGCGAGTTTCAAAAGGAAGTCGAAGCAGCTTGCTATTCATGTGGTGTTGgggataaagaaaaagataaaacaTATCCAATTCTATACACAAATATCATAGATCAAGTTCGAAACAAAACGTATAAGGTTGGTTTTAAGAAGGATGATGTTTCAGTGGTACGCACTTGCAAGAAATTTGAAAGACATGGATTACTCTGTCGACATGCTCTGTGTGTCTTTAAAGATCGGGGAATTCAGAAAGTTCCAAGTGACTACTTGCTTAGTCGGTGGAGCAAACTAGTAATCTGCCAACCAATCGCCGGCCCTAATGGCCAGTTGCTTGCTGATTGTACATCAATGGATGTACAGAAAAACAAAGTTGGTGAGTTATGGTCAGAGTTGTTTACTTGTGTGGCACTCATTGAACAGAGTGCTGGCCATTGTGATGAGTTGCTTGGGATTTTGCGTAAGTTCAAGGAAAGGGTAAAAAATGCCCCTGATGAAAGTGGCAATACTGGTATTTCAAAGGTAAAGGATAAGAATGCTGAAATTGAAATACTTTTAGGAACAAGCATCTCTAGTGAGATTAAGGTTTTGCCTCCAAGGCAGTGCAAAAACAAAGGCTCGGGAAAAAGGCTGATCTCACAAAGAGAACGAGCTGGGGAAGTGAACAAGAAAGCGCTAAGAAAATGCAGGGCTTGTGGGGAGATGGTGAACCACGACAGCAGGAATTGTGACCGAAGGACAACCGACAATGAGTag
- the LOC141626601 gene encoding WD repeat-containing protein LWD1-like, with amino-acid sequence MVATTTADPQTVDPISDDQQKQRSEIYTYEAPWHIYAMNWSVRGDKKYRLAIASLLEHSQNRVQIVQLDDSTGEIRSDPALSFDHPYPPTKTIFIPDKDCSKPDLLATSSDFLRVWHVTDNNTVELKTTLNGNKNSEYCGPLTSFDWNEAEPRRIGTSSIDTTCTIWDVEKETVDTQLIAHDREVYDIAWGGAGVFASVSADGSVRVFDLRDKEHSTIIYECSEPDTPLVRLGWNKQDPRYMATIIMDSAKVVVLDIRFPTLPVVELQRHQASVNAIVWAPHSSCHICTVGDDSQALIWDLSSMGQLVEGGLDPILAYTAGAEIEQLQWPSSEPDWVAIAFSNKLQILRV; translated from the exons ATGGTCGCAACAACAACTGCCGATCCCCAAACCGTCGATCCAATTTCCGACGACCAACAAAAACAACGATCCGAAATCTACACATACGAAGCACCATGGCACATCTACGCAATGAACTGGTCCGTCCGTGGCGACAAAAAATACCGACTCGCGATCGCATCCCTTCTAGAAcactctcaaaaccgggttcaaatCGTCCAACTCGACGACTCAACCGGCGAAATCCGGTCCGACCCGGCTCTCTCCTTCGACCACCCATACCCACCAACAAAAACCATCTTCATACCTGATAAAGACTGTTCCAAACCGGACCTCCTTGCCACGTCATCGGACTTCCTACGTGTCTGGCACGTGACTGATAATAATACCGTTGAACTGAAAACAACCCTTAACGGTAATAAGAATTCGGAGTATTGTGGGCCGTTAACTTCGTTTGACTGGAATGAAGCTGAACCGCGTCGTATTGGGACGTCGTCGATTGATACGACGTGCACGATATGGGATGTGGAAAAGGAGACGGTTGATACGCAATTGATTGCGCATGATAGGGAGGTTTATGATATTGCGTGGGGTGGTGCGGGGGTTTTTGCTTCGGTTTCGGCTGATGGGTCGGTTAGGGTTTTTGATTTGAGGGATAAGGAACATAGTACTATTATTTATGAGTGTAGTGAGCCTGATACTCCGCTCGTTCGCCTTGGTTGGAATAAGCAGGATCCGAG GTATATGGCGACAATAATAATGGATAGCGCAAAGGTAGTGGTGTTGGATATAAGGTTTCCGACATTACCCGTGGTGGAGTTGCAGAGGCATCAAGCGAGTGTCAACGCAATAGTGTGGGCTCCACATAGTAGTTGTCATATCTGTACCGTTGGGGATGATTCCCAGGCACTGATCTGGGACTTAAGTTCTATGGGTCAACTTGTTGAGGGCGGGTTAGATCCAATTTTGGCTTATACAGCAGGAGCGGAGATAGAGCAGCTTCAGTGGCCTTCATCGGAGCCAGATTGGGTCGCCATTGCTTTTAGTAATAAGCTTCAGATCTTGAGGGTATGA